The nucleotide sequence ATTGCATCCTTCAGGATCAAATCAATGCCATTGACCACCTCCCGCCAAGCCTTTCCACTTCCTGCCAATAGGCCTGCAGTGGTTTAATCACTTGTTTTTCAAAGAACCATCAGACTACTTGGTAAAAATCTCCTCCACAATTTTGCCTGTCTTTGGATCCAAACGAGAATCAAAACCAGAAAATGTCCCTGCCCAAGGTTCACCCCTAAGACAGAAAAGGGAAGTATAGAAACTATGTCCTGAGGGATCCACAGGACCCACAGCGGGGGGAATTTGCCACAATAAATTCCCCTCCTCAGACACACAATAAACATTTCGTCCCGTCCCATATTCAGTAGTCAATATATAAATCCTTTGATCCAAATACATCAACCATTCTACCAATTTTACAGCCGTAAAAATACACCTCCCCTTGCAAAATACATTCAAATCATTCACCACTCTCACTGTGAGCTCCGGCGGTTGCTCCCCATACACAATCTCTGGTGTCATTACAGCGGCATTCCCTGCGATTGCTTCCAGAGAAGCATCCATTAGTATCCATTTCTCTTTCCCCTCGAGATTCAAACAATAAACCTTGCGGGAAGGACCCTTTTCTCCAGGTACTTCAAACACATAAATCTCATCGGATAGCACAACAATTTTTTCAATAAGCCGGTAAGCAAAACAAATCCGGAGACCATCTCTAAAAAGTTCCTCCCCTTTTATCTCGTAATATAGCTTTTTCGTCATAGTTTCCCCACCTCACTGAATGTTGCTTTCTCAAGCCATTCCTTTCCTCCTAAAATTTCCCACTGAATCCCTCCGCCTGGACCAAAGTTATTACGGCCAGCAATACTGACTCTCATTGGCGTTCCCTCTTTAACAATGACCTCAGAAACAAATACACCGCCCTCCAGATATTTATCCGAAAGTGAGTAACGCTCTTTCAATCCCTTTCTGGAAAATTTCCGGGGGTCCTCCTTCATCAACCATTCCTTTCTTTGACTTTGATTATCATCAAGGTGAACCCTAAAATATTTTTCCTCTCCCTTTGCCTCTCTGTAAATCACTCTTGTCCCTGGTTTATAAGGTGGTTCGTATCCTCTTGCAACGTGGCGGACGTTCAATTCATCTGCACTCAGCCGCTCCCACCGTCGCGCTCCTTCCCCAATCTCCTCCGCTTGCCTTAGCGCATAATTCGCATCCGCTACCGTTCTACGTCCCACCTTGTTTATGAGTGCCGCATCTTTGAGCGTTGTTTCAAAGCCCTGCGCCACCTCCCGCCAAGCCTTTCCACTCCCTGCCAATAGGCCTGCGGCGGTGAGCACGCGCTCATTGAACGATAATTTATAACCCGTTCCAAATGCTTTGCGCGATTTCTAAAATCTTTGTGAGTAGCGCTTAGTTCGTTGATAGCAGAAAAAAAGTCACTCTTTTGAAAACGAGCCATTCTCTCCATGAAATCAAGGAAAGCGTAGGGATTGTATCCGACTTTTTGACACAGATCGGCTCCATATTCATCGGCCTCTTGCTCTTGTCTTTGGTTCCACTTGGCTCTCGCTATATCCTCCGGAATAAAAATTTTCTCGAGCTTATTGCGAGGTTCATAATTTTGCCGGTGGCGATGGAGGACTTTGTGCCCGATCTCGTGACCAATCAAACACGCCAGTTCCGCCTCGTTCCCAAGAACATTCAGCATGCCACGAGTGATACCGATGGAAGGGCTGTCAAAAAAAGACATGCCTTGGATGCGACTCGTCTTTAAGACATCTACGTTGATGGACGAAAACCCCAGCTTCTCTTTGGATTCTTTTTTAGCCAGGGTCCGGGTAATTTGGTTGACGTAACTGCTGATGTCAGAGTCGCGAAGGGTTTCTTTGGAAAAATCCATGGAGCTGTTCTTTGTGCCCGTCGAGACACCAAAAGTGGCGCAACCGAATAAAAGTGGAAATAGCAATAAAAGCAAATGTGGCCTGATTTTCATTTGCCTTCCCCCCCTTGATGCATTTGAATCTGCTCCAGATGCCCGGTTAGTGCTTTGACACGTTCACCATTGGATGGATGGCTGTCAAAAATGCTGTGTTTTGATTTTCCATTTTTCTCCGCCGCTCTTTTCCAAATGGCAACCATTTTCTCCGGGTTAAAGCCGGCCTTCATCATGGTATACAACCCTTCAAGATCCGCATGGGCTTCATCGGAACGGGAATATTGCAACATGTAGAGACCCAAAGTTGGATAATAAGCGAGCTGAAAGAGTCCTCCCCAAGTTTCCCCCATACTTCCGCCCAGACCCGCCGCCACAATTTCTCCGACCATAACGGCGCTCCGCGCATTTTTCATTTGTTTATATCCATGGCGCAAAGTCGCATGGGACATTTCATGCGCCATCACCGCGGCAATCTCATCCTCGTCATTGGCATCAATCAAACCTTCTTTCCGGTCAAAAATCCCCTTGAAAAAAATAATTCCGCCCCCCGGAAAACAAACAGCATTGACATAAGGATCGTCCACTAAATGCACTTCCATCGGCAAATCTGCCATGAGAGAATTGGGTTGCAAACGCCGAAACACCTTGTTTAGCCGTGCTATCAAAGCCCTATCTTTGGCCACATCCACACCGATTTTTTTATCCCTAAATTGCAAAAGATAAGCATCGTAAAAAGCGTTCTTTAATTGAATATCCCATTGAAGATTCTCAATAATTGTTGTTGGACGCATCCATTTTAAATGAGGTTTTTGCTGTTTAAGAAGAACCTCATCATCACGCTGATACGCCAAAATATTTGTGGAAACGAACAACAATATCGAGAATGATAAGAGTCCGTATAATTTCACAAGTGCCTGCCTTCTAGCTGATTTTTAAGCCGTTCATTTTCTTTGATAACATCTTTCAGACGAAGCACAGCCTTTTTGTATTGTTTACGGTCCGAAAGAGATACCGCTTTCTGATAAGCTAATATTGAAGCGGAATAATTTTTCAGCGCCTCGAAGGCTACACCGATATTGTAATAAGCGGCATGATTGGCGGGATTGGAAGCGGCCACTGCCTGCCAACTTTCCAAAGCTCCCTTCCAGTCTCCCTGCTTCACTTTTTGCAGACCACGCACACA is from Deltaproteobacteria bacterium and encodes:
- a CDS encoding M48 family metalloprotease, whose protein sequence is MKIRPHLLLLLFPLLFGCATFGVSTGTKNSSMDFSKETLRDSDISSYVNQITRTLAKKESKEKLGFSSINVDVLKTSRIQGMSFFDSPSIGITRGMLNVLGNEAELACLIGHEIGHKVLHRHRQNYEPRNKLEKIFIPEDIARAKWNQRQEQEADEYGADLCQKVGYNPYAFLDFMERMARFQKSDFFSAINELSATHKDFRNRAKHLERVINYRSMSACSPPQAYWQGVERLGGRWRRALKQRSKMRHS
- a CDS encoding M48 family metallopeptidase; the protein is MKLYGLLSFSILLFVSTNILAYQRDDEVLLKQQKPHLKWMRPTTIIENLQWDIQLKNAFYDAYLLQFRDKKIGVDVAKDRALIARLNKVFRRLQPNSLMADLPMEVHLVDDPYVNAVCFPGGGIIFFKGIFDRKEGLIDANDEDEIAAVMAHEMSHATLRHGYKQMKNARSAVMVGEIVAAGLGGSMGETWGGLFQLAYYPTLGLYMLQYSRSDEAHADLEGLYTMMKAGFNPEKMVAIWKRAAEKNGKSKHSIFDSHPSNGERVKALTGHLEQIQMHQGGEGK